The Williamwhitmania sp. genome contains the following window.
TTGTGCTCCGATTTTATAATGAGAGACGAAAGGCGCTCTTTGCAGCGAAACCCAACGCTGGTCATATTGGCATTGCTAACCTGCAGGAGCACTTTGAGGTTATTGTTATAACCCAAAACGTCGATGACCTGCACGAGCAGGCAGGTAGCAAGCAGGTAATTCACCTGCACGGAGAGCTACGAAAGGCTCAAAGTACCGTTGACCCATCATTGGTTTATACCCTTAAAACTTGGGCGCTAAATATTGGTGACCGTTGCGAGAAGGGTTCACAGCTGCGACCCTACATTGTGTGGTTTGGTGAATCTGTCCCCAACTATCCAGCGGCAGTGGAGTTGGTTAAGACGGCAGACATCTTTGTTGTTGTTGGGACATCGCTCAACGTCTACCCCGCAGCCGGATTAGTCGATTATTGCGGAAAAGATTTACCGTTATTCCTAATCGATCCTAATGATCTCCCTGTATATTTGAGAAAAAATATGACGCTTATAAAAGAGCCAGCGAGTAAGGGAGTACCAATACTGGCAAAGTTGCTGGTTGAAAAACTTCTGTAGTCCAAGGTAATTAATAACATTTTGAATATGAAAGGCTTGGTTGTTGTACTTCTACTATTCCCCGGAGTTGTTTTAGCCCAATTATTTAAGGGTGGCGTTCAAGGGGGTATTACCATGAGTCAGGTTGATGGCGACCGCTATGCCGGTTTTAATAAAACAGGAATATGGGGTGAGCTGTTTGTGGAGTATCCTTTTACGGCGAATACCAGCTTGCATATTGGGCTATCTGGAGTTCAGAAAGGCTCCTTTCAGCGTTTCGATCCACAGGACTACTATAGAATGAGCTTAGTTTATGCCGAAATCCCCATTCTTTACCAGTATCGTTTTCTCGGCAAGGCAATAATGTAGGGGGGATAAAACGAATAGTGTAAAGTTGTAAAATTGTTGAATTGTGTGAAACATACACCACTATTGATTTGTGGCGTAATTTGTGGCAAGATACAAAAAAAACGAAACGTGCAAAGTGGTTAATTTTGGGTTAATAAAATGGGCTGGATTATTCCTATTGTTTAAACAAAGGTTAAGCAATGATTAAATACCATTAGAATAGTTGTATTTACGGCATATTTTGGGCAGCATTTGGCTGCGTTTGGCTCCTTAATTGGGGCTTTTTTATTACCAGGCGTGTAGGGGTATAATTGGAGATAAAAA
Protein-coding sequences here:
- a CDS encoding Sir2 family NAD-dependent protein deacetylase, producing MKRLVVLSGAGISAESGLKTFRDMGGLWEQYNVDEVASPQAWRTNPALVLRFYNERRKALFAAKPNAGHIGIANLQEHFEVIVITQNVDDLHEQAGSKQVIHLHGELRKAQSTVDPSLVYTLKTWALNIGDRCEKGSQLRPYIVWFGESVPNYPAAVELVKTADIFVVVGTSLNVYPAAGLVDYCGKDLPLFLIDPNDLPVYLRKNMTLIKEPASKGVPILAKLLVEKLL